The Chelatococcus sp. HY11 nucleotide sequence TGGCGACGTCATCCGGGGTGCACACGCGCCCGAGAGGCGAGAGCCCCTTCATCACATCCGCGCGGCGCGACAACTGCTCGTCCGTGAGGATCTGGAGACGGTCGACGGAGGGCTGCTCCAAGCCACTGGGGCAGATGCAATTGGCGCGGATGCCATCGGCGCCATGGTCGGAGGCGATCTGGCGCGTGAGCTGCAGAACGCCGGCCTTTGAAACGCCATAGGCGGTCATGCCGGGAAGCGTCAGCAACGAGCCCTGCGAGCCGATGTTGACGATGCTACCGCCTCCGCCGGCGCGCATCGCGGGCAGAACAGCCCGGCAGGCAAGGAATACCGCTGTCAGATTGACCGCGATGATCCTGTTCCAGTCCGCTTCACTCGTGTCGAGGGTGCCCTTCGCCGTGGGCGGGTCGATCCCGAACGTATTGCAAAGGCCATCGATCCGGCCGAAATGCGCGAGAGCCTGCCCGACCATGCGCTCATTGGCGGCGGCATCCGTCAGGTCGGCTGCGATGACAAGACGGCTGTCCGAAGGCGAGTCCGATGTGGTGCTGATGCGGCTTACGTCGCGATCAACCAGCGCGAGGCGAGCGCCGTGCGTGAGGAACAGGTGCTCGGCAGCGCGGCCGACATTGGAGCCTGCGCCCGTGATTATGATCGTTTTGCCGTCCAATAGTCCCTTCATCCCATGCTCCCTCCGCCATCGACGCGGATGACCTGGCCCGTCACGAAACGTGATGCGGACGAGGCGAGGAAAATGACGGCGCCCGTGGCGTCATCGGGCTCCTGCACACGCGCAAAGGCCTGATCGCTGACCATGCGCGCGACCGCCTCCGCAGGAAATGTCGCCTTAACGCGCGGCGTCGGCGTAAAGCCGGGCGCGACAGCATTGACGCGGATTCCCGTCGGGCCGAGCTCCCGCGCCAGCGCCCGCGTCAGGCCGACGACGCCACCCTTGGCCGCGACATAGCCGACGAGATTGGCCGACAGGGGCGGCCGGTGCAGCGCGGCCGTGATGCCGCTGAAGACGGATGTCGAGGCGATATTGATAATGCTGCCGGCCCCTTGCCGTTTCATCGCAGGCAGCACGGCGCGGATACAGAGGAACTGGCTGGTGAGATTGAGGCGGAGTTCCGCCTCGAACTCACCGAGTGCCATATCCGCAAGGCCCTTGCCCGTCGTGGCGCCGCCGGCATTGTTGACGAGCACATCGCAGCGACCAGCCTCCGTGATGAGGCGGGCGAAGCTGCCCTCCACCGCCTCCTCCGATGTCACATCGACCAGGGCCGAGAGAAGATCAGGAGCCTCAAGACGCAAGTCCTCGATAACGGCGTCGAGCGCATCAGCGGCGTGATCCACGCATGCGACCCGGAAGCCCGCCCGGCTCAACCCCATCAGATGGGCGCGACCCATGCCTTGGGCCGCGCCCGTCACGATGGCGACGGGACGCTCTGTCCCGGCCATGGTCAGGACTTCACCCAGGGTACGAACTCCTCGTTCTTCACCATGACGCGTTGCAGGGCGAGGATGATCTCGCGGTCGGGATCGATCGAGATGACGCCCGTGACGCCGGCGAAATCCTTGGTCGCGGCAAGCGCGTCACGGATCCGGGTGGTGTTCGGCG carries:
- a CDS encoding SDR family oxidoreductase, whose protein sequence is MKGLLDGKTIIITGAGSNVGRAAEHLFLTHGARLALVDRDVSRISTTSDSPSDSRLVIAADLTDAAANERMVGQALAHFGRIDGLCNTFGIDPPTAKGTLDTSEADWNRIIAVNLTAVFLACRAVLPAMRAGGGGSIVNIGSQGSLLTLPGMTAYGVSKAGVLQLTRQIASDHGADGIRANCICPSGLEQPSVDRLQILTDEQLSRRADVMKGLSPLGRVCTPDDVAKAMLFFVSDLSSFTTAAALPVEGGGTAVIRF
- a CDS encoding SDR family NAD(P)-dependent oxidoreductase; its protein translation is MAGTERPVAIVTGAAQGMGRAHLMGLSRAGFRVACVDHAADALDAVIEDLRLEAPDLLSALVDVTSEEAVEGSFARLITEAGRCDVLVNNAGGATTGKGLADMALGEFEAELRLNLTSQFLCIRAVLPAMKRQGAGSIINIASTSVFSGITAALHRPPLSANLVGYVAAKGGVVGLTRALARELGPTGIRVNAVAPGFTPTPRVKATFPAEAVARMVSDQAFARVQEPDDATGAVIFLASSASRFVTGQVIRVDGGGSMG